In Planococcus shixiaomingii, the DNA window CACCTTCGGCTATTGCACCTGGCACAGAAATGTTTACAGCTGAGGGGATGAAAGCTATTCCGACGCCTAGGGAATTAGGTGAAAATGAGATAAAAGAAGTCATTCAAGAATTTCGTAATGCCGCAGCTGCAGCAATTGAAGCCGGAGCCGATGGAGTCGAAATTCATGGGGCGAATGGGTATCTCATTCAACAATTCCTTAGTGAAAACTCCAACCATCGTCAAGATGCCTATGGTGGAACAATTGAAAACCGGTCTCGTTTTGCAATTGAAGTGACTAAAGCAGTCATTGATGAAATTGATTCAGAAAAAACGGGAATTCGGTTTTCTCCTCAAGGAACATTGAACGGAATTGAGGAAGGCGATACAAATATTGAAATGTATCGTTATTTAATAGAGGAGTTAAATAAGCTTGATTTGGCTTATCTTCATATTATGCACTTTGGCAATGAACCCTTATTACAAGAAATACGCCAATTATGGACACAACCCCTAGTGGTAAATAGAGCGGGACGTCCGCTTGAACAACTTACTAGTGATGTGGATAATGGTCTGGCAGATGTCACAACAGTCGGGATTTGGGCGTTGGCTAACCCAGACTTCATTAAGCGTTTAAAGAAAA includes these proteins:
- a CDS encoding alkene reductase, whose amino-acid sequence is MSKLFKEVRIGDVTLKNRLGMSPMTRNRALPNGTPGELAAEYYGQRASFGLIISEGTQPSDDGQGYLNTPGIYTPAHIEGWKKITSRVHSEGGRIFIQLMHVGRVSYPDNTPHHRQAVAPSAIAPGTEMFTAEGMKAIPTPRELGENEIKEVIQEFRNAAAAAIEAGADGVEIHGANGYLIQQFLSENSNHRQDAYGGTIENRSRFAIEVTKAVIDEIDSEKTGIRFSPQGTLNGIEEGDTNIEMYRYLIEELNKLDLAYLHIMHFGNEPLLQEIRQLWTQPLVVNRAGRPLEQLTSDVDNGLADVTTVGIWALANPDFIKRLKKNAPLNEPDLNKLYTGGAQGYIDYPFLKA